AAAAAGGTCACAGTCAATGCAAAAGTGATTTATGCATACAGTGCATTCATAGCGACTGCTTACACTCATCCCTTTTGCGCTATTCTCAGTAACCGGCCACTGGTCCTCAGGTGGCACTGATGGGAAAGTTATGCCACACGCGAAGCATGCAGAGCTCTTGGATGCACGTTGCCATGGTACCTCCACCCAGTTTTTTAAAGGAAACAAGTGATGATAAGAtcgagcaagatgggtggaAAGAATTAAGGTAAGGCCACACGCTGGGCATTCAGCAGGGAGACCACAAACCTTGCTACTGCACCGTGAGCAAAGGTACCCTCCGCAAGAGGGCTTAGAATGACATGCGCAAAGTGAAGGACTCGCCTCGACAGTGCGAGATGGGAAACCCATCATCAAAAGGGAACTTGCGGACTGTTTCTGAGAGTATGTAGCTGGTGGAGTAGTCACGTCCATTACCAATTCACGAAAATGCTGCTCGTTGAGAGCCACGCCGTACGTAGTATCATCGCCGCCATTGGTTTTTGCACAGAGTTCACGGCAAATGGCCACCTGAGCAGCAAGACCAACGATCCCGACTCGGATCCTGTCATTAACAAGAGTAGATATCATCTGATGGATGTCACCGGGATCTGAGGACAGGAGAGAGCCGAATATGATCAGGATTTCGCGTGTACCGTGGCTTGGAGTGTGGCTGGTGGGGGATTTGTTAGCGGGAATGGGCCATGCGACTGGTCTTGTGAAAACAAAATAACTCACAAAAGGGAACCTCGAGCCATCTCAAGCCCATTCTGCAAGCTGGGAAGACCTTTTGGATCCTGCGTCCTTAAGGCTTGGATCGCGTTTATATGTTCCGTTGGATTACCGCTCATATCACTTATTCTGACCGCAAGCCCATCCCTCAAGCCGAGCAAACCGAGCTGGGAGATTGGGTTCTGTTCGAAGAATTCTCTCACAAATTCTTGTGCGTATCGAATCGTTAGGAGGTATCGTGTCGGTCGTAAGTCTTTCTCGGCCATAGATTGTGACAGATCCAGGACCAGAATAAGATGTCGAATAATACCACGTTGTAAAGGAGTCGTGTCTCGGAGTAGCCTGTGAGAGCATCCAGTCTCAGCACAATTTGTTTCTGGCCGCGTTCATATACGCAAATTTTATCCTACCCGTACTAGAGCTTACCTCTTTCTTTTACCAGCCTCCAGCAACCCTTCGACGGTAGAGCTGATTGTACCATCTGCCCCCTCCACTAGAGTCTCCCAAGTTCTAGAGACTTCCCATTCTGCTCCCCCGCGCTGCTTTCTTCTCCGCTTTGCACGAGAGGCGGCAGCACTTTGCGATCCTTGCAaatcttcgtcttctgtgACATCTCCAATGTACTCTTCGTCTGAATCGGCCATGTCttgctttgtcttttttGAGATCGCAAAAAAtgtgaggaggaagaggaggggcgAAAGAGATTCGAAATTGACCAAGTTGGGGAGAAAAATTGTTAAGTTGTGGTAAATCGAATCGCACGTAATGATGTAACTAGTTAAGGCGGATAAAACACCATCGAAAGCTCCGTCGTGTTATTACAAGAAACCCGTGTTAATTACATACAAAAGTGCCCTAACTTGTTTCAGTAATTCTTTGCTAGAATCTGTTATCACTACAGTATAATTCATTTTTGGGCCGCCCAATGCAATTGATGCCCCAAAAGTAATTTGTGTCGAGCAGATGTGGAGAAGCAGGTGTATCGCATCGGCCAGATACGCTGGCGTGACTACGACTGAAGCAATCCGGTGTCGTCCTCCGACCTATCGACCCCTCTTCCCCTCCATCTACTCCTCGTTCTTCTCCATTTCTCCCTCCGGATCTCCCGGCCATTCCACCTCCTTCGAGAATTACTCGCGACCTCGTCCTTCTGGCATATCTTCTTTTCGATCCCTTAAGCTTCATCTACCAATTTCACGCGTACGATACTGTTCCGCTGAAGCTCACGCAATGGCGGCAAAGGATAGAGAGATCCTTCCCGATGTGTATGTGATCAAAAACACTCGACCTTCCAGAACGACCATCTGACCAACTCCCAGGGCCAAACCCCTTCATTATCACGTCTCTCTGTATGACCTGCAGCTTGGTGGTTCATGGGGTTACAACGGCACTGTGAAGGTTGATGCGAGAATTACCCGCCCGACTCAAGAGATCGTCCTCAATTCGAAGGATATTGAAGTCCAGAATGTAGAGATTTTGACACATAATGGTCCGTCATCGAGAGCCCCTTCCTTCCCACCAAATAATGAGTGCGGTTATTCAAGTTACTGATTCGACGACATTATTGTACTTTTACCAGGCGACAAGTTGGCAAAGGCGTCCGAGATAACGTACAACAAGAAGTCAGAACGAGTGTCATTCAAATTCCCGCAAGAAGTCACTCCCTCCGATATTGTCCTGTCCATTAACTTTAAGGGTACCATGAACAATGCTATGGCAGGGTTTTACCGTTCCAAGTACAAGCCTGTAGCAGAGACTGCTACAGACACTCCAAAGGAGGGAGACTTCTACTACATGTTAAGCACACAATTTGAATCGTGTGATGCGCGGAGAGCTATTCCCTGCTTTGACGAGCCGAGCTTGAAGGCAACATTTGACTTCGAGATCGAGGTGCCCAAAGGACAAACTGCACTGAGCAACATGCCTGTTAAGTCAGAGAGGGTTGGAAGCAATCCTGGGCTCAAATTCGTCACATTTGAGAGGACTCCAGTGATGAGCACTTACGTTAGTATATACTCATATACATCGTTACCTAAATGTAAAGCTAATGCGCGAATCGttttgcagcttcttgcatgGGCAGTCGGTGATTTTGACTATGTCGAAGCAATGACGCAGCGCAAATACAAGGGCAAGAGTATTCCCGTCCGTGTATATACCACGAAAGGCCTCAAAGAACAAGCTCGCTTCGCCTTGGAATGCGCTCATCGTACAGTTGACTATTTCTCAGAAGTCTTTGAAGTCGAGTACCCCCTACCCAAGGCAGACCTTCTTGCTGTCCACGAATTTGTATGCTACTAGCTTTGTTCTTTATTGGAGATATAAACAAGGCTTACTGTGATGATTTAGGCTATGGGCGCCATGGAAAATTGGGGTCTCATCACATACCGCACGACTGCCGTATTATTCGATGAGGGCAAATCTGACACCCGGTATAAGAATCGCATTGCATACGTTGTCGCGCACGGTTAGTCTCATTTTGTTTGTCCCAGTACTGCAGTCAGTCATTCTAATCCCTGGGGCTCTCAGAACTGGCCCATCaatggtttggcaacctggTGACTATGGACTGGTGGAATGAGCTCTGGCTCAATGAGGGCTTCGCCACCTGGGTTGGCTGGCTTGCTGTCGACCACTTCTACCCTGGTAAGGACATCATCTCCTTTACCGATTGTAAATCACAGAGTTCTAATATCAACATGCAGAGTGGAACATATGGTCCCAGTTTGTCGTACGCAATACCAGAGGTAATGATGCAATTCGTTTAGGAAGTAATTAACAGTTTCCCAGGCTGAAGGTGTTCAACAAGCGTTCCAACTAGACTCCTTGCGCGCATCTCATCCTATCGAGGTACCCGTTAAAAACGCTCTTGAAGTCGACCAGATTTTCGATCATATCAGTTACTTGAAGGGAAGTTCGGTGATTCGAATGCTCAGCGAACATCTTGGTCGCGAGACCTTCCTACGCGGAGTGGCCGACTATCTCAGAACCCATGCCTATGGTGCGTCTTTGAAGATTGAAATCTTTCCCGGGATTTATTGACAGTTTATTGCAGGAAACGCCACCACAAATGACCTTTGGTCCGCTCTTAGTAACGCCTCGAAGCAAGATGTCAACAGCTTCATGGTGAGTGAGAACCAGACAGAGATCCTTTCGAGCTTTCAACTCATATTCCCAAAGGACCCTTGGATCCGAAAAATCGGTTTCCCTGTTGTTACTGTGGCCGAAGAACAGGGACAAGTTAGCATCCGCCAGAACCGATTCCTGTCAACGGGTGATGTGAAGCCCGAGGAGGATGAAACAACCTGGTGGATTCCCCTGGGCATCAAGTCAGATCCAAGCTCCACAGACGTCGACTCTCGTGCCCTGAACTCAAGAGTTGACACCGTCGAGGGAATCAATCGAGACTCTTTTTACAAGATTAACAAAAACCTTTCAGGATTCTATCGAACAAATTACCCAGCCGATCGCCTGGCAAAACTTGGGAAGTCTCTTGATCTACTGAGTACCGAAGACAAAATCGGCTTGATTGGTGATGCTGCTGCCCTGGCCGTGTCTGGGGAAGGCACTACTGCTGCGCTGTTGGCATTGTTGAACGGCTTCAAAGGGGAGCAAAACTATCTGTTAGTTTCCAGGACACTCCGAcactcttcttctccctggTCTTGATGCATCTGTTCTAATGTCTTCTCAGTGTCTGGTCTCAAATATCCTCGTCCCTCTCAAATTTACGCTCCGTATTCTCTCAGAATGAAGACGCAGCGTCGGGCCTAAAGAAATTTGCTCTTGAAGTGACCACTCCCGCTGCTGAAAAAATTGGCTGGGATTTCAAACCTGATGAGGATTACCTCACTGTGCAGCTCCGGAAGCTCCTGATCACAGTAGCCGGCCTTGCGGGCCATGAAGGGCAAGTGTACCTCTCCAAGTATGTGTTTCAAAATTGCAACTAATATCGGAGCTCTAGCATCGTTGCCGAGGCTAAACGTCGCTTCGAACTCTGGGCCACGGGGCAAGATAAAACTGCTGTGCACACTAATTTGCGATCGGCGATCTTTGGAATTGCGATCTCGGAAGGTGGTCGCAAGGAATATGATGCCGTCAAGGATGAATATCTTAAGACGGACTCTGTTGACGGCAAAGAGATTTGTCTGGCAGCGCTTGGGCGTATTAAAACTGCTGACCTCGTGAATGATTACTTAGACTTTGTCTTTTCGGACAAGGTAGCTATCCAAGATGTCCACAATGGTGCTGTCTCTCTGGCCGCGAATTCCAAAGTCCGACATCTCCTATGGGAGTATATGAAGAACAACTGGAGTATCGTCGAGGCCCGACTGTCCGCAAACAATGTGGTCTTTGAGCGGTTTGTGCGAATGGGCCTTTCCAAATTCGCGGACCACCAGGTTGGAGCAGATATCACCTCATTCTTCCAAAACAAGGATACCAGTGCCTACAATCGCGCACTCGTCATTGTTTCTGACAGCATTCGAACCAACGCTTCTTACAAGGAAAGGGATGAGAAAGCTGTTTTGGAATGGCTCCAGGCTCATtgattttcctttttttttaaaaaccTACTCTGTAGTTATCATTAGGAGCTATTTTtattgggggggggggtgggGAGCACTGTTCAATCATGAGCATGTTCATCACAAATAGAGAGCATGAGTATGATTAAGTCACAACATGCACACAATGGTCATCTGAGACATTCATTCCATTATCAGCCTGATACTATTTCTTTCTTATGATTACCGAGTAGTCACGGGATAAGCGGTAAAAAAATAGC
The sequence above is a segment of the Aspergillus chevalieri M1 DNA, chromosome 6, nearly complete sequence genome. Coding sequences within it:
- the SSL1 gene encoding TFIIH/NER complex subunit SSL1 (BUSCO:EOG09262ILV;~COG:K;~EggNog:ENOG410PG5M;~InterPro:IPR013087,IPR036465,IPR012170,IPR004595, IPR013083,IPR002035,IPR007198;~PFAM:PF04056,PF07975,PF00092,PF13519;~go_component: GO:0000439 - transcription factor TFIIH core complex [Evidence IEA];~go_function: GO:0008270 - zinc ion binding [Evidence IEA];~go_process: GO:0006281 - DNA repair [Evidence IEA];~go_process: GO:0006289 - nucleotide-excision repair [Evidence IEA];~go_process: GO:0006351 - transcription, DNA-templated [Evidence IEA]), which gives rise to MADSDEEYIGDVTEDEDLQGSQSAAASRAKRRRKQRGGAEWEVSRTWETLVEGADGTISSTVEGLLEAGKRKRLLRDTTPLQRGIIRHLILVLDLSQSMAEKDLRPTRYLLTIRYAQEFVREFFEQNPISQLGLLGLRDGLAVRISDMSGNPTEHINAIQALRTQDPKGLPSLQNGLEMARGSLFHTPSHGTREILIIFGSLLSSDPGDIHQMISTLVNDRIRVGIVGLAAQVAICRELCAKTNGGDDTTYGVALNEQHFRELVMDVTTPPATYSQKQSASSLLMMGFPSRTVEASPSLCACHSKPSCGGYLCSRCSSKVCGLPAECPACGLTLILSTHLARSYHHLFPLKNWVEVPWQRASKSSACFACGITFPSVPPEDQWPVTENSAKGMSVSSRYECTVCINHFCIDCDLFAHEVVHNCPGCQSKQIPEKVEDSSSGHLANVDTMDTTG
- a CDS encoding M1 family metallopeptidase (COG:E,O;~EggNog:ENOG410PGKM;~InterPro:IPR014782,IPR033514,IPR042097,IPR024571, IPR034016,IPR001930;~MEROPS:MER0019759;~PFAM:PF17900,PF01433,PF11838;~go_function: GO:0008237 - metallopeptidase activity [Evidence IEA];~go_function: GO:0008270 - zinc ion binding [Evidence IEA];~go_process: GO:0006508 - proteolysis [Evidence IEA]), whose product is MWRSRCIASARYAGVTTTEAIRCRPPTYRPLFPSIYSSFFSISPSGSPGHSTSFENYSRPRPSGISSFRSLKLHLPISRVRYCSAEAHAMAAKDREILPDVAKPLHYHVSLYDLQLGGSWGYNGTVKVDARITRPTQEIVLNSKDIEVQNVEILTHNGDKLAKASEITYNKKSERVSFKFPQEVTPSDIVLSINFKGTMNNAMAGFYRSKYKPVAETATDTPKEGDFYYMLSTQFESCDARRAIPCFDEPSLKATFDFEIEVPKGQTALSNMPVKSERVGSNPGLKFVTFERTPVMSTYLLAWAVGDFDYVEAMTQRKYKGKSIPVRVYTTKGLKEQARFALECAHRTVDYFSEVFEVEYPLPKADLLAVHEFAMGAMENWGLITYRTTAVLFDEGKSDTRYKNRIAYVVAHELAHQWFGNLVTMDWWNELWLNEGFATWVGWLAVDHFYPEWNIWSQFVAEGVQQAFQLDSLRASHPIEVPVKNALEVDQIFDHISYLKGSSVIRMLSEHLGRETFLRGVADYLRTHAYGNATTNDLWSALSNASKQDVNSFMVSENQTEILSSFQLIFPKDPWIRKIGFPVVTVAEEQGQVSIRQNRFLSTGDVKPEEDETTWWIPLGIKSDPSSTDVDSRALNSRVDTVEGINRDSFYKINKNLSGFYRTNYPADRLAKLGKSLDLLSTEDKIGLIGDAAALAVSGEGTTAALLALLNGFKGEQNYLVWSQISSSLSNLRSVFSQNEDAASGLKKFALEVTTPAAEKIGWDFKPDEDYLTVQLRKLLITVAGLAGHEGIVAEAKRRFELWATGQDKTAVHTNLRSAIFGIAISEGGRKEYDAVKDEYLKTDSVDGKEICLAALGRIKTADLVNDYLDFVFSDKVAIQDVHNGAVSLAANSKVRHLLWEYMKNNWSIVEARLSANNVVFERFVRMGLSKFADHQVGADITSFFQNKDTSAYNRALVIVSDSIRTNASYKERDEKAVLEWLQAH